The sequence below is a genomic window from Ignavibacteria bacterium.
GTTCATGTAGAAAGTTCGGAGCTTTCGGAACAGAAGAAGCAAATCGAGCATCTGATCGAAATCAATGAAGCTGAAATTTTTAATCACGCAAAGGAAAAGTTCAACATTAATTCCCCGAAGCAGCTTCAAGAAATTCTATTTAATAAACTAAAACTTGAAGCAGTCAAAAAAACAAAAACAGGTTTTTCAACCGATATTCAAGCGCTTGAACAGATAAGATATTCACACCCAATTATTGAAAACTTAATAAGTTACAGGCAATTAAGTAAACTGAAAAGCACATATATCGAAGCACTTCCAAGAATGATAAATCCAACAACTGGTAGAATACATACTTCCTATAATCAAACTGTTACTGCAACCGGGAGACTTTCGAGCACAGACCCAAACCTGCAAAATATTCCCATTAGGACAGAGCTTGGAAGAGAAATACGAAAAGCATTCACTGCTCCAGATAATAATTGGATAATCATGAGTGCAGATTATTCCCAAATCGAACTAAGAATAATGGCTCACATCTGTGAAGATAAAAATATGATCGCTGCATTCGAGAATGATGTTGATATCCACTCGAATACAGCTTCGCTGATCTACAATTGCAAACTTAAAGATGTAGCGCACGATATGCGCAGAAAAGCAAAGGAAGTGAATTTCGGAATCCTTTATGGAATTGGAGCTTTTGGACTCAAGGTGAGATTAGGAATTTCACAATCCGAAGCAAAAGAAATAATTGATAAATATTTTAAGAAGTATCCTGGTGTGCAGGACTATCTCGACTCAACCATTGAATTTGCGAAGAAGAAAGGTTATGTCGAAACATTAATGAAACGAAAAAGATATTTACCGAATATCAATTCAAAGAATTTTGCAGTTCGTTCATTTGAGGAGCGTGCTGCTATCAATATGCCGATTCAAGGAACTGCTGCAGACATGATCAAAATTGCAATGAACAATCTCGACCGGATGTTTGATAAAGAAATTCTCAAGTCGAAAATGATAATGCAAGTTCATGACGAATTAGTTTTTGAAGTCTCTAAATCTGAATTAGATAAAGTCAGGCAACTTGTCCAAACAGAAATGGTTAATGCAATTTCATTAAAAGTTCCAGTGAAAGTTGACATCGGTGAAGGTGATAATTGGCTTGATGCTCATTAATGCTATTTACTGGAACATAGATTTTTATGATCATTATGATTTATTAAGATCATAAAAGATCTTAACGATCTTAAAAATCAGCGTTCCTATTATTGTTACAAACCAACATATTTCTACCCTTTCACACTGCCAAGTGTTAATCCAGATACTAACCATTTACTGAGCACAACAAACAAAATTACGACTGGAATGCTCACAACCAACGAAGCTGCGGCATACAATCCCCACTCTGTTGTGAGATTGGATTGGAATGACTTAAGTCCCAGCGGAAGCGTATAAAGTTTTGTGTCCTGCAGAATTTGTGCTGCAACAATATATTCAGACCACGCTGCCATAAAAGAAAAAAGTGCGGTTATTACTAATGCAGGAGCCGCAAGCGGAAGTATAATTTTATAAAAAGCTTGAAACCGAGTACATCCGTCTATTCGTGCGGCTTCTTCAAGACTGAATGGAATAGTATCATAGTATCCTTTCATTTGCCAGACGCAGAATGGCAAAGCGGTTGAAGTGTAAACGATGATAATTCCAAAATAACTGTTCAAAAGTCCGAGTTCAATCAGCATGATATACATTGGAAGAAGAAGCATTGTTGCTGGAAACATTTGCGTTATTATGATACCAGTCATGCTCAATTGTTTACCGATAAAATTAAATCTCGATAATGCATATCCGGCCGTTGAAGCAAGCACGACTCCAGTAATTGTCACAACGAGAGAAATGAAAGTTGAATTCCAAATCCAAAGAAGAAAATCTCTATTGGTAAAAAGTTCAACATATGACTTGAAAGTAGCATTATCGGGAATAATCTCAAGTGAGGTCGAAAGTAGTTTATCTCCAGGACGCAGCGAAATACTGAAGACATTTAAAACTGGGTAGAGCGTTCCTATCGTGAATACTATTAAAAACAAATAGATAAAAAAGTTAACGAGTTTACTTTCTTTCATTTCTAATATACCGATTCTGTTGCTTTCGTTTTCTTTATCAGAGAAATGCTCATTAGTAATAAAATTAAAAATATAACCATACTGAATGCAGCCGCATAACCATAGCGATAAAGGTTAAATGCAGCTTTATAAACATATGAAACCAATATATGTGTTTGATCCGATGGTTCACCTGCATTACTTACAAGCCAAACAACATTCAAATTATTAAACGTCCATATTATCCCAAGTGTAATAGCCGGAATTAGCACAGGCTTAATCAATGGGATTGTAATACTTTTAAGCTTGTGAAACCACCTTGCACCTTCAATATCAGCTGCTTCATAAAGTTCTTGTGGGATGCTCTGCAGAGCGCCCAATGAGATTATCATCATAAAAGGAAATCCAAGCCAAACATTTGTAAGAATAACTGCAAGAAAAGCTTCTGTTGGACTTTTTAACCATTCGACAGCAGGGAGCATTAAATATTTAGTAAAGATTAGGTTAATTGAGCCATACTCGTAGTTAAACATTCCGCGCCATGTCAGAGCAACAATATACTGTGGAATTGCCCAAGGCAGAATCAATAGAGTTCTGAAAATTCCTTTACCTGGAAGTGAACGATTTAACAATAGTGCTAATGCAACACCAAGCACAACATGGAAGAACACGTTTGAAAAAGTCCAGAAGATCGTCTTTAAAAATACCGAATAAAAAACCGGCTCTGAAAAAACTTTAACATATTGATCGAAACCAATTATTCCCCAATCACTTATATGCC
It includes:
- a CDS encoding sugar ABC transporter permease yields the protein MKESKLVNFFIYLFLIVFTIGTLYPVLNVFSISLRPGDKLLSTSLEIIPDNATFKSYVELFTNRDFLLWIWNSTFISLVVTITGVVLASTAGYALSRFNFIGKQLSMTGIIITQMFPATMLLLPMYIMLIELGLLNSYFGIIIVYTSTALPFCVWQMKGYYDTIPFSLEEAARIDGCTRFQAFYKIILPLAAPALVITALFSFMAAWSEYIVAAQILQDTKLYTLPLGLKSFQSNLTTEWGLYAAASLVVSIPVVILFVVLSKWLVSGLTLGSVKG